The Helicoverpa armigera isolate CAAS_96S chromosome 7, ASM3070526v1, whole genome shotgun sequence genomic sequence tgcacgacaggccgtggtgtccgaggctggtgacagcctcaccacagtggcagcgatgaggggagcagcacggtgctcctatacgtaagcAAGTAGCGAGGCGCTGCTGCATATTATTTATCGTCCtgattataatgttttaattttatatttctagttttcaaatatatttcatgGGTTTCAATTTCCAGAATATGAAATGGAGAAAAATAACATCCATGATTAAGTGTATTAGATATTTCCTATCAGATATTAAATGTAAACAATGGAAAATTTCGGTTCAAGTCTAAAAGGTTCCATGGAAATTGTTTCCCAATGTATTAAGCTGCTTACAAAAATAGGTGGCTTAATCAATTTGTTAAATTACTTTCATACATGAAGTTAATTTATCATTACTGACGATAAAcaggtacctaattatgttATTGGAAAGATTGCTTTATCTTGGGCAATTTGACATTTTAGGTTACAAATAATAACTAGTATACTGGCGTTGCTTATTAATCCAGAGAATTCAGTCGAGATCAGACATGGAGTTCGGAAAAGATCAGGACAATGAATCAAACATTGACCAAGACTACAGTAACCAAAGAAAGAAAATCGTCAATATCTATAACAACATAAAACGTGAACTCATTTTTGAATACTTCACTGGGATTTACCGATTTCAACTCATCGACGGCGAGCTTCGTACCCCAAATTGGAAATTGAAGGCATTAGGAATTCTCATCGTTTCAATCTACACTGCTGCTTTCATCTGGTTCATAATTCCAGATCCTTCAGACTGTATTACTGGACTACATCTTTTCTTAAACAATATTGACGATTTCCCTTGTATTGTTGTACTCATTCAATACATCGCTTCGATGATAACTTGCAATTTTCTCATGAACTCGAAGAACATTCGTTCAATCACGTTGCTTGGAGAAGTGGATACTATACTCCAGGTAGAAAAAATCGAAGACTTTTACAAGAAAATAGAATCTAAACTGAATAAGTACTTGATTCTTTTGATTTTAACTCATTTCATACACGGCGTTTTGGATGTGTTTAGCTCGGATGATATTGTATGGGAAATGACAATTTTGCCACTAtatttaaaccaaaaaatagttgtgttaatattttgttccTATGTTATCATGCTGAACAGTAGATTGAGGCTCATTAATAGCTACTTGAGAGAATTCATTCAAGAGCAAGATAAGAGAAGCGTTCCAGTTTTCACAGTCAGGGACACAAAAACGAAGAATGAGAAAACTTTGAATTTCATTGGACGTCCCTCAATACGAAATACTAAAATAAGAGATCTGGCAACAACGTATGACATCATGGGAGAAATATGTTTCAtggtaaatgaaatatttaacttcCAGATCTTTATATCCCTTGTGACTACATTTACGTTTATAGTCATTACTATTTGGACATCCCTGAACGTGTACCGTAAACCAGATTATCAGTCCAGTCAGCTGATAAACGTGTTGATTTGGTGTATGAATATGATATGTAATGTCGCAGCCATGTCATTTGCTTGTGAACGACTTCTTGTACTACGTAATGAGACAAGAATACTTGTGAATAAGATAATAATGAATTACAACCTGCCAAAGACGATGAGAGTGCAAGCTAAAGCATTCATGGAACTCGTGGAGGCCTGGCCGCTACGTATCTATGTATACGATATGTTCTCCATAGATATCACACTCATGTTGAAGTTTATAAGTGTGGCGACAACCTATTTAATTGTACTTATACAAATATCTCACTTTATCTAAGCTACACAgtcagaattattttatttttgaaactttgAAACCTTTCAACGTGAATATTTCTGTTATATATTACACATGTACAAGTTTCAAAAAAATAGCAGAGGTGTATGTTAACCCACTGTTTTAATCACTCTGTATTTTCTCATCCGTCTTATTGtgtatagataaaatattactgATACCTACGTTGTTTCTTAATACATAccttatttcataattaaaatcgTTGTCACGTGTGTAATAAAATTCGTGTGCATTgattatgtaataaattatatgttcgACTATaccttgttatttttttagaaatttgGCTTAACTCAACTTTTGACtgaatttgtttgttatatGGCCATTGCAAAAGTAATTTGAGAAAATTCAAAATCTAAATCTTTTCTAATAGTCCAGTTGTAACTGTACCAGAACTTAGTACCTAGTTTTCTTATTACCTACCCTCGATAGTTACATTTCATTACTTACATTAttaagatgagaagtagaagattgtcatggtaagggcatgtaatgaggagggatgataagCATGCAACAAAATGTGTGCTAAGGATGAacgtagatggatggagagcaAGAGGAatacctaagaaaagatggatggattgcctgaaagatgacatgaataggaaaggagtgagtgtcagtatgacaaCTGACAGGGgtaaatggaagaggatgacatattgcgccgaacccaaataaaattgggaacaaggcaggaggaagaagaagaagttacaTTTCATTGTTCCAAAAAGTTTTCCATCCATCAAAGTGAGTAAATTACTAGACAACATAATTCGATTATTCAAGCATAGTTTATGTTTTTAACATTCATATTTGTTTGAATAGTTGGTAGGTTTACAAGCGAACTATTCGTTTTACCCACCgggtacgaaaccctaaaaatattGATCTATATTGTTGCTAAGTTCCTTAACTTTTCTAAGCGATCGCTTACtattattaatgtatttatacTTAGTACAATCATCATATATCCTATTTAGATTACGGATAAAGTAAacaccataaaataaattgggGAAAAGCTAAAAGTCGATAAGAATTAGATCATCCTCGTACACAACTTTGGACAAACACTTGAATATAAGTTATTCTAGTatagtcaaaaaatataaacaaaatggaATTTCAACTAGAAGAAAAGATACCCTCTTATagaaacagaaacaaaacaagAGGTGAGGAGCAAATTTTTAACACTCTGAAGATTATagttaaaattgaatatttcgtTGGAATATTCAGATTTGCTCTTTTAAATGAGAAACTAGGCCGACCTAATTGGAGAATGAAATCGATATCCATTTTCGTCATCACCATAAATGTCGTGTGGTTCTTTTCATTTGCTGCGTACGACTTAGATCTTCCTAGTGTTGACGATGTTACCTCCTATAAATTTATGAACTTAATTTGCATTATATTTATGTTCCTTCAGTTCTTTGCTAGTGCGTCAACTACTTTCACTTTCAATACATCCAATATTTGCATTATTAGAATGCTTGCCAAGGTAGACACCatgttaaaaatcaaaaatcttagtaatttttacaaaaaatccaGCTTGGATACGAACATATACCTGGCTTTAGTTATAACAACTCAGATACTCGTCAATATTACTGATTTTCTTACTGTACATATTTCATGGGCAATAACTGCTGGATTCCTTGATTTTGTGCAAAGACTGGAAATTGCAGCCTTTTGTATATACGTTGGCTTACTAAAGGGCAGACTGAATATGGTAAACCACTATTTGAAAACATTTGTTGATGATCAAGGGAAGAAAGCTGCAACAGCCCTTACAATAGAATTCAGAAGAGGAATAATTGAAAATTTCACTTTTATTGGACAAGTCAGAGAGAACAACACTAAGATACGAGAACTAGCGAAGATTTATGTCATGATCGGACAAATTTGTTCCAAGGTTAACGAAATATTCAACATGCAAATTCTCACGATACTAATGAACACCTTCATAACTATGATTGACATGATGTGGACCTGTCTGGTAATGTATCGAGCACCAACATCTCCAAAATTGGGTGTTTTAATTAACGTAACACTGTCTTGCTGTACTTGGATATCGTTCATAGCTATGATGTCGCTTACGTGTGAACGATTTCTTTACGTGCGCAACGAAACAAAAATTCTTGTGAACAAAATTATCATGAACTATGATCTGCCGACGACAATGAGAGATCAAGCTAAAGCGTTCATGCAACTCGTGGAGGCGTGGCCGTTGCGTATCCACATTTACGATATGTTTTCAGTGGACATTTCGCTGACTCTAAGCTTTATAGGTGTGGCTACAACTTACTTGATTGTTCTCATTCAAGTAATTAAGTTCTTTTGAATGGTAAACGTTGGTTGTAAACTCATTTTTGtcgtttaaaaagtaaattgtttttgaaattatttatatttggtctatatttatatttgggaccaaaccacctcataattttctcaggaataattttcttttctttttgtgCTTTATATGAATATAATTCGTTTAACAAATAATCAAAGTCAATATAtagtttcaattaaatattcacaTAGAAGACACTACCCTGTGGTTTGAAAGTCAAGCTCATCAAGGGTCACATACCTAAATAGAAACTAATGTTGAACTTATTCATCCGTCAATGCACagccataaaatattaaagatttCACGAAATAGAGCCTTTTTTTATTCGACTGACTACTAATACTACCTATAGCTCTTAACCTAATTATATAGTACTACGCTTGGTTGTTTCTAAATactaacaaaaaacataatattgtgtggaatgttattataaattagGATCGTTACTCTAGTAACCACATCACAGTGACCGCATCAATCAAAGCAAATCATTACGTGTTGCTAATGTAGAAAAACAATACACGATCGCCAGCCATCCGCAGCAATGCTATGACGTGATATTGTTATTAGGAAAAGTGATTATAAGTAATATACAGAAGCGATAAACAATTTGTGTGATCATTTTTGTACATTGCAGAAAAGGAGATAATAATCAACTAAACAAATTCGTTTTAAGCATATAGTTGCCTTAACTACTAATAATAACAGTAAGCTCAGTCATAGCAGACCACTAGCCTAACAAGGTCCTGAATTGATCGGACAAAAGTAAAGTGGGAGTCGTACTCGCTGACGAATAGTTTCGTAACATTATGTGTCTATGGAACCCCCAAAAAAGTTGCCCGTTGAAAGGGATCCTCATAAACAGAAAACATCAGCTGTCAAAATGTTAACAATACGAATTACGATACAGCTTGTTGAAAGATGGACAGATAGAAGATGCGTAATAGGACCTCGTTTTAGGGTaacctaaaaaatattgatcTTTATTGTTGCTAAGTTCCTTAACTTTTCAAAATGATCGCTTACTATTATTGACGTGTGTAAACAAAGTACAATCGTCCTATAACCTATTTAGATTATGAATAAGGTaaacactataaaataaattagagaaAAGCTCAAAGTCGATAAGAATTAGATCACCCTTGTGCACAACTTTGGACAAAcacttgaatataaaataaattatcctagtataataaaaaaatattaacaaaatggaATTTCAACTAGGGGAAAAGATTCCCTCTTATagaaacagaaacaaaagaacAGGTGAGGAGCAAATTTTTAACACTCTGaagattataattaaaattgaatatttcgtTGGAATATTCAGATTTGCTCTTTTAAATGAGAAACTAAGCCGACCTAATTGGAGAATGAAATCGATATCCATTTTCGTCATCACCATAAATGTCGTGTGGTTCTTTTCATTTGCTGCGTACAATTTAGAACTTCCTGGTGTTGACAATGTTACCTCCTTTAAATTTATGAACTTAATTTGCATCATAGTTATGTTCATTCAGTACTTTGCTAGTGTGTCAACTACTTTCACTTTCAATACATCCAATATTTGCATTATTAGTATGCTTGCCAAGGTGGATACCATGTTAAAAGTCGAAAATCTTagtaatttttacaaaaaatccaGCTTGGATACGAACATATACCTGGCTTTAGTTATAATAACTCAGATACTCGTCAATATTACTGATTTTCTTACTGTACATATTTCATGGGCAATAACTGCTGGATTCCTTGATTTTGTGCAAAGACTGGAAATTGCAGCCTTTTGTATATACGTTGGCTTACTAAAGTGCAGACTGAATATAATAAACCgctttttgaaaacatttgttGATGATCAAGAGAAGAAAGCTGCAACAGCCCTTACAATAGAATTCAGAAGAGGAATAATTGAAAATTTCACTTTTATTGGACAAGTCAGAGAGAACAACACTAAGATACATGTGATATGATCGGACAAATTTGTTCCAAAGTTAACGAAATATTCAACATGCAAATTCTCACGATACTAATGAACACCTTCATAACTATGATTGACATGATGTGGACCTGTCTGGTAATGTACCGAGCACCAACATCTCCAAAATTGGGTGTTTTAATTAACGTAACACTGTCTTGCTGTACTTGGATATCATTCATAGCTATGATGTCGATTACGTGTGAACGATTTCTTTACGTGCGCAACGAAACAAAAATTCTTGTGAACAAAATCATCATGAACTATGATCTGCCGACGACAATGAGAGATCAAGCTAAAGCGTTCATGCAACTCGTGGAGGCGTGGCCGCTGCGTATCCACGTTTACGATATGTTTTCAGTGGACATTTCGCTGACTCTAAGCTTTATAAGTGTGGCTACAACTTACTTGATTGTTCTTATTCAAGTAATTAAGTTCTTTTGAATGGTAAACGTCGGTTGTAAACTAATTTTTGTCGtttaaaaagtacattttttttgaaattatatatatttggtctatatttatatttgggACCAAACCACCTCATAATTTTCTCAGGaattcttttcttttctttttgtgCTTTATATGAATATAATTCGTTTAACAAGTAATCAAAGTCAATATAtagtttcaattaaatattcacaTAGAAGACACTACCCTGTGGTTTGAAAGTCAAGCTCATCAAGGGTCACATACCTAAATAGAAACTAATGTTGAACTTATTCATCCGTCAATGCACagccataaaatattaaagatttCACGAAACAGAGCCTTTTTTTTATTCGACTGACTACCTATAGCTCTTAACCTAGTAATAAGTACTACGCTTGGTTATTTCTAAATACTAACAAAAACCATAATATTGTGTGGAATGTTATTATAAATCAGGATCGTTACTCTAGTAACCACATCACAGTGACCGCATCAATCGAAGCAAAGCCATTACGTGTTGCTAATGTAGAAAAACAATACACGATAACCAGCCATCCGCAGCAATGCTATGACGTGATATTGTTATTAGGAAAAGTGATTATAAGTAATATACAGAAGCGATAAACAATTTGTGTGATCATTTTTGTACATTGCAGAAAAGGAGATAATAATCAACTAAACAAATTCGTTTTAAGCATATAGTTGCCTTAGCTACTAATAATAACAGTAAGCTCAGTCATAGCAGACCACTAGCCTAACAAGGTCCTGAATTGATCGGACAAAAGTAAAGTGGGAGTCGTACTCGCTGACGAATAGTTTCGTAACATTATGTATCTATAATACCCCCAAAAAAGTTGCCCGTTGAAAGGGATCCTCATAAACAGAAAACATCAGCTGTCAAAATGTTAACAATACGAATTACGATACAGCTTGTTGAAAGATGGACAGATAGAAGATGCGTAATAGGACCTCGTTTTAGGGTaacctaaaaaatattgatcTTTATTGTTGCTAAGTTCCTTAACTTTTCAAAATGATCGCTTACTATTATTGACGTGTGTAAACAAAGTACAATCGTCCTATAACCTATTTAGATTATGTATAAGGTaaacactataaaataaattagagaaAAGCTCAAAGTCGATAAGAATTAGATCATCCTTGTGCACAACTttgcacacacacacaatataaattaattatcctagtataataaaaaaatattaacaaaatggaATTTCAACTAGGAGAAAAGATTCCCTCTTATagaaacagaaacaaaagaacAGGTGAGGAGCAAATTTTTAACACTCTGaagattataattaaaattgaatatttcgtTGGAATATTCAGATTTGctcttttaaatgaaaaactaagCCGACCTAATTGGAGAATGAAATCGATATCCATTTTCATCATCACCATAAGTGTCGTGTGGTTCTTTTCATTTGCTGCGTACAATTTAGAGCTTCCTGGTGTTGACGATGTTACCTCCTTTAAATTTATGAACTTAATTTGCATTATATTTATGTTCCTTCAGTTCTTTGCTAGTGCGTCAACTACTTTCACATTCAATAAATCCAATATTTGCATTATTAGTATGCTTGCCAAGGTAGACATCATGTTGAAAGTCGAAATTCTTAGTAATTTTTACAAGAAATGCAGCTTGAATACGTATATTTACTTGACTTTTGTTATAGCAACCCAGATACTTGTCagtattattgatattttaactgTACGTATTTCATGGGCAATTACTGCTGGAATCCTTGATTTTGTGCAAAGACTAGAAATTGCAGCCTTTTGTATTTACGTTGACTTACTAAAGTGCAGACTGAATATAATAAACCgctttttgaaaacatttgttGATGATCAAGAGAAGAAAGCTACAGCAGCTCTTACAATAGAATTCAGAAGCGGAATAATTGAACATTTCTCTTTTATTGACAAGTCAGAGAGAACAACACTAAGATACGTGAGCTAGCGAAGATTTATGTCATGATCGGACAAATTTGTTCCAAGGTTAACGAAATATTCAACATGCAAATTCTCACGATACTAATGAACACCTTTGTACTTATGATTGACTTGATGTGGTCCTGTCTAGTAATGTATCGAGCAACAACATTTCCAGGCTTGggtgttttaattaatgtaatagtgTCCTGCTGTGCTTGGATATCGTACATAGCTATGATGTCGATAACATGTGAACGATTCCTTTGCGGGCGCAACGAAACAAAAATTCTTGTGAACAAAATCATCATGAACTATGATCTGCCGAAGACAATGAGAGATCAAGCTAAAGCGTTCATGCAACTCGTGGAGGCGTGGCCGCTGCGTATCCACATTTACGATATGTTTTCAGTGGATATTTCGCTGACTCTAAGCTTTGTAACTGTGGCTACAACTTACTTCATTGTTCTCATTCAAGTACTCAAGTTCTTTTGAATGAAGAATGTTGGTTGTTAAAACAGGACGCTTAGGAAGGGTTGACTGACAAGCTGCTTATTGAACGAGATCATAGAGTGCTTGAAGACGATGGACCTTAAGACATAATTTCCTAACAGTTAagactttatattataatacagcATATGTGTAGGGTAGTCATGCCCTTTGAGCTCTCCCTTATTTTATAGTGTTATGAGACCACCTGAATTATGAACTACTACTAATAATAACAGGTTCTTTGAACCTACCGAAAAAATATCATGTTCTTCAATTACAAACCTATGCTCGACTATTTTGTGAGGACGGTTATGTGCATCTTTGTGTCTAAATTTAAGGAGTAGTTCCTGCAGGTCGCGAACTTAGAGATAAACTAGCAGTAATAGGTTTAAAAAATagctttgtttttaattagtttattagaTATCCGTTATGAAAGCTTCTTTAGGGTATTTCTGTGCCACTTCTCTATAGTTGTTAATTATGACTGTATAGGCGTCTTTTACAATACTGCACAACGTCTTCTTGCGTAGAGCCACCTTTTTAGCCTCGTATTCAGCTTTCATAGCCTGTGCATCGGGGTctgttcaaacaaacacaattaatttatattaacagAAAAAAAGTCTCATGtaatgtttcggaaggcactttAAACTGTGGGACGGGTTGTCATTAGTTTTTTTGAAGacagaagccaaaaagtctcACAACCAGACTTACCAATAGGtgctgggttgcccgggtagctgggctgagcagatcagataggcagtcgctcctcgcaaaacactggtattcagctgcatccggttatacCGAAAGCCAATCCCAGCATAGTCGGATAAAGGCCAGGTAGATGTGGATTACTGATTTAGTGACTTATGTTTACCTTTGCTACTTACCACTGTCCAAAGCCTTTTGTAAATCATCCCCGAGAACCACGTTCGGTTCTTCAACGATTTCACAAATATTCACCTCTGGGGCGAGTAGGAAGGATTCTTTACCATCTTTTTTGGTAAAAGTGTAGGCATAATCTGAGCTCAGCAAAGCAGCTGTAAAATAAAAGGTAAGAATTATTATATACACTTATTATCGCTAATGAAAAGTTATGCAAAGGTTGACAACAACAAGTATCTTACTTGTTGAAGCTGTATAAGCACCATTAAAAGCTTTGTTTTGCTTGGTAAattcgattttaacattatCTGCTACGATATTCAAAACAGCTTTCGTTTTTAAACCAATCAATTTCTTGTCCGAGTCCAatctgcaaataaatatattattataagcaCTGTGTATTAATACTATTCCcaaatgaaaatgtttgctACCGCGATTCGGAATGCgaatatttcgttttttttttttttatatagcaaacattttgaatatattttctttgttacaaatattCACTCTATCATACACGCAAGAAATGTGCGAATGAAAATTCATAACATCACTAattcatacttattttaaaacttttagttaattttcagcttaatcggaAATATGGTTAATTATGGTAGCTGccataaaaatgacaaaaatgctACAGCTAACTAAACCTGTACGAGCATGAATGAGGATAtagaggaagaagaagacagaAGAAATCTGCTTCTTCCccttgccctgttcccaattttacttggggtcgatGCAATATGTCCTCGTCCATTTTCCCCAGTCACTCACACAGTATGACTACTGGCattcactcccttcctattcatgtcatcgaCAGAAGAAATAATGGTTGGATATTGCGTGAAAGACGTTATGGGTGCAAAGAGTGTCCATGAGGTGACGTCAGAAAGGAAGAGGAAAATGAGCTGTGCGGACCCCAAACTATAAATTGGGACAGGGGCAGCTGAGAGATGATAAGTCTTTTTCAATGGTATTTCTAAAATAACCACAGTTGTTccatttacttataaatatcaaCTCATTATTAGTACAGATTcgagaaaaggctagacaaatCATGAGACATTAGTAAATGTTCGGTACTTACTTGAAATCCGTAACCTGTAGGTTCTTCAGTCcagttatgtttatgtttttgaattCAGAAGCCAGTCCCAAATCTTCGTCCATTACGACTTTTAACTCAGGAATGATCAAAGGGTCGGTAGCCTTCATATTGTTGTCCGGCATACCATTGAAGGTGTTTGCCATAAAACTTTCCGTTGACTTGATCAAGCATTTAATGTCATTTTTACTGCATGCAGTGAAAATAGATTCTGCAAATGAATAATCATGGTAGATACAGAAAAACGAAAAGAAGTTAGCATAGGGattaaacatttacataatattaaaactaaaatgtaaGACTTCTCAGTGTTTCTGCAGTTTGACCTTAAAAGCTATTCAGTCTACAATtcccataacaaaaatattaagtaatttttatagaaatacacTTTATGGGAATTCAATAAAGGGAAATCGAGATCGTAACAGCGATTAAATATGTGTTACAAGAAAAACCATGACCGCTGATAAGTATAGGGACACATAATTTATCATTAAGTAaaccattaatattaataattatttagatgTAACAGGAAAAGACTTACCTTCTGAAAGTACACAACTCGCAAACGCAAGCAATATCAAGCTCCTATAAACTGCCATGTTGTAGTCTTAATGATTAATTAAGATTAGCAGAGACCACTTATATTTATACTTTCCTTTGTTTACAGAAACTGATATAAAAGCTAAAGTGACTAAAGCTTTTGATAGCAGAGGTCAGAGTTATCGAGTAGCATTGGATGTAATTATAACGTAATTAGATAATTAGCTAGATAAAACATCGAATATTGATTTATTGCAATTGGTTCTTTAAGACAGTGATACGGTGATAGTTTATAGCTAGCAAATTAGTAGAAAAGTAATTGAGACATGCACATTTTCCTTAAAATGACGTCAGGAGTTGTTTCAAGGAATAACTAAAGACTTTGTGTATCGTCATCTATATGTTCTAAGATATGGTTTATTTTGTGGATCgcagattaaaatatttctctttCTCTCAATCTGTACCTAGGATGGATGACAATTCATATATAATGCTAAAAGGTTGTCTTGCGAAGGCAGTTCTGCAAGGATGTACAGAAAGGGACGCCGCTGATTGACACGCTGCTTATTGAACAAGATCATAGCATGCATGTAGACGATGGATCTTAAGACATTGCAGCATGAATCATGTCTG encodes the following:
- the LOC110377488 gene encoding juvenile hormone-binding protein, whose product is MAVYRSLILLAFASCVLSEESIFTACSKNDIKCLIKSTESFMANTFNGMPDNNMKATDPLIIPELKVVMDEDLGLASEFKNINITGLKNLQVTDFKLDSDKKLIGLKTKAVLNIVADNVKIEFTKQNKAFNGAYTASTTALLSSDYAYTFTKKDGKESFLLAPEVNICEIVEEPNVVLGDDLQKALDSDPDAQAMKAEYEAKKVALRKKTLCSIVKDAYTVIINNYREVAQKYPKEAFITDI
- the LOC126056042 gene encoding uncharacterized protein LOC126056042, which encodes MEFGKDQDNESNIDQDYSNQRKKIVNIYNNIKRELIFEYFTGIYRFQLIDGELRTPNWKLKALGILIVSIYTAAFIWFIIPDPSDCITGLHLFLNNIDDFPCIVVLIQYIASMITCNFLMNSKNIRSITLLGEVDTILQVEKIEDFYKKIESKLNKYLILLILTHFIHGVLDVFSSDDIVWEMTILPLYLNQKIVVLIFCSYVIMLNSRLRLINSYLREFIQEQDKRSVPVFTVRDTKTKNEKTLNFIGRPSIRNTKIRDLATTYDIMGEICFMVNEIFNFQIFISLVTTFTFIVITIWTSLNVYRKPDYQSSQLINVLIWCMNMICNVAAMSFACERLLVLRNETRILVNKIIMNYNLPKTMRVQAKAFMELVEAWPLRIYVYDMFSIDITLMLKFISVATTYLIVLIQISHFI
- the LOC110377496 gene encoding uncharacterized protein LOC110377496, which codes for MKSISIFVITINVVWFFSFAAYDLDLPSVDDVTSYKFMNLICIIFMFLQFFASASTTFTFNTSNICIIRMLAKVDTMLKIKNLSNFYKKSSLDTNIYLALVITTQILVNITDFLTVHISWAITAGFLDFVQRLEIAAFCIYVGLLKGRLNMVNHYLKTFVDDQGKKAATALTIEFRRGIIENFTFIGQVRENNTKIRELAKIYVMIGQICSKVNEIFNMQILTILMNTFITMIDMMWTCLVMYRAPTSPKLGVLINVTLSCCTWISFIAMMSLTCERFLYVRNETKILVNKIIMNYDLPTTMRDQAKAFMQLVEAWPLRIHIYDMFSVDISLTLSFIGVATTYLIVLIQVIKFF